In one Paraburkholderia azotifigens genomic region, the following are encoded:
- a CDS encoding efflux transporter outer membrane subunit, with protein sequence MYTLPPVERRTLRTIARTARAAVLLASVACVAACTVGPNFSRPATPRVERYDASDASGVASAGQQLLSPAVPLRDDWWTSFGCHAIDMAVDEALTGNVTLEHGEATLRRSEHLLRAGAGVFFPQVDAQGDASRQRFLPLRTGVDAPASIFNLFTLSATVSYTLDIWGGERRQVEALAAQAETQRYALVASYLTLAANVVNAMIARAAYSDEIAATHEMVDLVREQVHITEVQVAAGASAWSAVLSLQNELATLEASLPGIEQKRIETEHLLALLAGMYPEQWSAPAVSLGEIALPGVLPQTLPSSLVRRRPDILQAEAALHMASADIGVATAALFPQITLSASGGFESAVLHSLGTPAGQVWSLAAGVTAPVFHGGALWFQRKAAVEAYNESSAAYREVVLAAFAQVADALRALEHDAQTVDAQTRAVQAAAEALRLIKESYRAGTVGYLQILVADGQYHQARIAWLQAIAQRLQDTVALYAALGGGLIADS encoded by the coding sequence ATGTATACATTGCCGCCAGTTGAGCGCCGCACACTGCGGACGATCGCACGCACTGCGCGAGCCGCCGTGCTGCTAGCGAGCGTCGCATGTGTCGCCGCGTGCACGGTCGGTCCGAACTTTTCGCGACCGGCCACGCCGCGCGTCGAACGCTACGACGCATCGGACGCATCGGGCGTCGCCTCTGCGGGGCAGCAGCTATTGTCGCCCGCGGTCCCGCTGCGCGACGACTGGTGGACATCGTTCGGCTGCCACGCAATCGATATGGCCGTCGACGAGGCGTTGACGGGCAACGTCACGCTGGAACATGGGGAGGCGACGCTGAGGCGAAGCGAACATCTGTTGCGCGCCGGTGCAGGTGTCTTTTTTCCTCAAGTCGATGCACAGGGGGATGCTTCCCGTCAGCGCTTTTTGCCGCTGCGCACGGGCGTCGACGCGCCAGCGTCGATCTTTAATCTGTTCACGTTGTCGGCCACTGTCAGTTACACGCTCGACATCTGGGGCGGGGAGCGCAGGCAGGTCGAAGCGCTCGCCGCACAAGCGGAAACGCAACGCTATGCGCTCGTTGCTTCTTACCTGACGCTGGCTGCAAACGTCGTCAACGCGATGATCGCCCGGGCGGCCTATAGCGACGAAATCGCTGCGACACATGAGATGGTCGACCTCGTGCGCGAACAGGTTCACATTACGGAAGTTCAGGTCGCGGCGGGCGCGAGTGCGTGGTCCGCCGTGCTGTCGCTGCAGAACGAACTGGCGACGCTCGAGGCGTCGCTGCCCGGGATCGAGCAGAAGCGCATCGAAACTGAACATCTGCTTGCGCTGCTCGCGGGGATGTATCCGGAGCAATGGAGCGCGCCTGCCGTGTCGTTGGGCGAGATCGCGTTACCTGGCGTATTGCCGCAGACGCTGCCGTCTTCGCTGGTTAGGCGGCGCCCCGACATCCTGCAGGCGGAAGCCGCGCTGCATATGGCGAGTGCGGATATCGGGGTGGCCACGGCGGCACTGTTCCCGCAGATCACGTTGTCCGCTTCGGGCGGTTTCGAAAGTGCGGTGCTTCATTCGCTCGGAACACCGGCTGGACAGGTCTGGAGCCTCGCGGCAGGTGTGACGGCGCCCGTGTTTCATGGGGGCGCATTGTGGTTCCAGCGTAAGGCCGCCGTGGAAGCCTATAACGAGTCGAGCGCCGCGTATCGCGAGGTCGTGCTCGCGGCATTCGCCCAGGTCGCCGACGCGCTGCGGGCACTCGAACACGATGCACAGACGGTCGATGCGCAGACCCGTGCAGTTCAGGCGGCAGCCGAGGCGCTGCGGCTCATCAAGGAGTCGTATCGTGCGGGGACAGTCGGGTATCTGCAGATACTCGTCGCCGATGGCCAGTATCACCAGGCCCGGATTGCGTGGCTGCAGGCCATCGCCCAGCGCCTTCAGGATACGGTTGCGCTTTATGCGGCGCTCGGCGGCGGCCTGATTGCCGACTCATGA
- a CDS encoding DUF1488 domain-containing protein: MQISFPSCRPDYCARDLVLTFPARVDHQTVQCAITAEALEDHFDARSLREEDLIDAFTAHRRDIEIAARRMLTEIGGNPILLHSGYFRFCT, from the coding sequence ATGCAAATATCGTTTCCTTCCTGTCGCCCGGATTATTGCGCGCGCGACCTGGTGTTGACGTTTCCCGCGCGCGTCGATCACCAGACCGTGCAATGCGCCATTACGGCAGAAGCGCTCGAAGATCATTTCGACGCGCGGTCGCTGCGAGAAGAAGATCTCATCGACGCATTCACTGCACATCGTCGCGACATCGAGATTGCAGCCCGGCGGATGCTGACCGAGATAGGCGGGAATCCCATTCTGCTGCATAGCGGCTATTTTCGCTTTTGCACCTGA
- a CDS encoding AAA family ATPase: protein MQRASTYRHPAGRIVRIETHISIVYLAGRFAYKIIKPVAPGFADFTAPETRQRCCEAQLQLNRPLARDLYLGVLPIMRRGRTVTFGSRGRAVEHAVKMRRFDEAVLFSSLARSGALSLHDVDGAARRLAAWHRRAPRNAPLARYGSAALLKAQIEAVNVALQAGCVEARLPEIAAWCGQQLAQRSAAIDGRRANGFVRACHGDLHLDNVMRWRGEVSMFDCIDFDDALRWIDIANDIAFLVMDLRARAGTRLSNRLLNAWLEASGDYAALELMPLYVVYRALVRVLVAHLRSKSGSSSKAAAAARDAARYIEIAAAETQTPPPVMLLCHGFSGSGKSVASRALAGLSGAVWLSSDVERKRMESMAAADARLDATHYTAEARHAVYDHLLGLATCVLQAGYSVIVDATFLEHRHRSAFFALGERLGVGVRILDFRAAPDVLAERIGTRRRNQRDASDADTSTLSLQLATAEPLTAVETAQTFAFETVVPVEAFNEPAFWKRVLELIASPAAEPATADGRIRCKSENSRYAAEWDSRLSRSASAGLQSRCRDDVQ from the coding sequence ATGCAGCGAGCATCCACGTATCGTCATCCGGCTGGCAGGATCGTCAGAATAGAGACCCATATCTCGATCGTGTACCTCGCGGGCCGCTTCGCTTACAAGATCATCAAGCCCGTTGCGCCGGGATTCGCGGATTTCACGGCGCCAGAGACGCGGCAACGTTGCTGCGAAGCCCAGTTGCAGCTGAACAGACCGCTTGCGCGGGACCTTTACCTTGGCGTGCTCCCGATCATGCGTCGTGGGCGTACGGTCACATTCGGATCGAGAGGCCGTGCAGTCGAACACGCCGTCAAGATGCGCCGATTCGACGAAGCCGTGCTCTTTTCCAGTCTCGCCCGAAGCGGGGCACTGTCGCTGCACGATGTCGATGGCGCGGCCCGTCGACTTGCTGCCTGGCATCGGCGTGCGCCGCGAAATGCGCCGCTCGCACGGTACGGCAGCGCCGCACTGCTCAAGGCGCAGATCGAAGCCGTCAATGTGGCGCTTCAGGCTGGCTGCGTCGAAGCGCGTCTGCCCGAAATCGCTGCCTGGTGCGGACAACAACTTGCGCAGCGCTCAGCCGCAATCGACGGGCGCCGTGCCAACGGTTTCGTGCGCGCCTGTCATGGCGATCTGCACCTCGACAACGTGATGCGCTGGCGCGGCGAGGTATCGATGTTCGACTGCATCGACTTTGACGATGCACTGCGCTGGATCGATATCGCCAACGACATCGCCTTCCTTGTCATGGATCTTCGGGCGCGGGCAGGCACGCGTCTGTCGAACCGGCTGTTGAACGCCTGGCTGGAAGCATCGGGCGACTACGCGGCACTCGAACTGATGCCGCTCTATGTCGTCTATCGTGCGCTGGTTCGAGTGCTCGTGGCACATTTGCGCAGCAAGAGCGGCTCGTCTTCGAAGGCCGCCGCAGCGGCACGCGACGCCGCACGCTACATCGAGATTGCCGCAGCCGAGACACAAACGCCGCCGCCCGTCATGCTGCTGTGTCACGGTTTTTCGGGTTCCGGCAAATCGGTCGCCAGCCGCGCGCTGGCCGGGTTGAGCGGCGCAGTGTGGCTATCGAGCGATGTCGAACGCAAGCGTATGGAATCCATGGCTGCGGCAGATGCCCGTCTGGACGCGACGCACTACACGGCCGAGGCGCGGCACGCCGTCTATGACCATCTGCTTGGCCTCGCAACCTGTGTTCTACAGGCTGGCTACAGTGTGATCGTCGACGCGACGTTCCTCGAACATCGCCATCGCAGCGCTTTTTTCGCGCTGGGAGAGCGCCTCGGCGTAGGTGTGCGCATACTGGACTTTCGCGCCGCTCCAGACGTTCTGGCAGAACGCATCGGCACACGTCGGCGCAACCAGCGCGACGCCTCCGACGCCGATACATCCACGCTGTCCCTGCAACTGGCCACCGCAGAGCCTCTGACGGCCGTCGAAACGGCGCAGACCTTCGCCTTCGAGACCGTCGTTCCCGTCGAAGCCTTCAACGAACCTGCCTTCTGGAAACGGGTGCTCGAACTGATAGCTTCGCCTGCCGCCGAACCTGCGACCGCCGACGGGCGCATCAGGTGCAAAAGCGAAAATAGCCGCTATGCAGCAGAATGGGATTCCCGCCTATCTCGGTCAGCATCCGCCGGGCTGCAATCTCGATGTCGCGACGATGTGCAGTGA
- the groL gene encoding chaperonin GroEL (60 kDa chaperone family; promotes refolding of misfolded polypeptides especially under stressful conditions; forms two stacked rings of heptamers to form a barrel-shaped 14mer; ends can be capped by GroES; misfolded proteins enter the barrel where they are refolded when GroES binds), protein MLHKSLVFHQDARQLLLNGVNALAEAVKVTLGPGGRNVIVERVPGAPLVANSGVVVAGSVDLSDPYEEMGAQLLREVATRTSEVAGDGTTTATTLAQAIVVEGNKCVTAGHDPMALKRAIEDAGKQVVAELHRLARPCSSVDEMRQIATISASGDASIGTLVADAVARVGKEGAISIEDGSKLDDELETVDGSLLDRGLVSPLFLGEDQRNVVLDEPGVLLCDMNISSIPQLLPILEAVMGTGKPLFVIANEIEGEALATLVVNHLRGTFKSCAIRSPGFGESRTEQLADLAALTGATVISAQTGRTVENATLQDLGAARRIEITRDTTTIVAGTGDHARIADRIAGLKKRIDASAAGYERDSLNRRLAKLSGGVAVIRVGAATETALRERKNRFEDALHSTRAAVEEGFVPGGGVALLRARRILEHYGETQAQKIGARIVYDALASPLRQIAQNAGADAQAVVHAVAAASDAYGYDAAHGDYGNMIERGIVDPVKVARTALQNAISVASLLLTTDCMIVHPQKDRVHGAGRGDWGREFA, encoded by the coding sequence ACTCGTATTTCATCAGGACGCGCGCCAGTTGCTGCTTAACGGCGTGAACGCGCTCGCTGAAGCCGTCAAGGTCACACTCGGCCCCGGCGGTCGCAATGTGATCGTCGAGCGTGTGCCGGGTGCGCCGCTCGTCGCGAACTCCGGGGTGGTGGTCGCCGGCTCGGTCGACCTGTCCGATCCGTACGAGGAAATGGGCGCGCAGCTGTTGCGCGAGGTCGCCACGCGCACCAGCGAAGTCGCGGGCGACGGCACGACGACGGCCACGACGCTCGCCCAGGCCATCGTCGTCGAGGGCAACAAATGCGTGACGGCGGGGCACGATCCGATGGCGCTCAAGCGTGCCATCGAAGATGCGGGCAAGCAGGTCGTCGCGGAACTCCACCGGCTTGCACGCCCGTGTTCGAGCGTCGACGAAATGCGCCAGATCGCGACGATTTCCGCGAGCGGCGATGCGAGCATCGGCACGCTGGTGGCCGACGCGGTCGCGCGCGTCGGCAAGGAAGGCGCGATCAGCATCGAGGACGGCTCCAAACTCGACGACGAACTGGAGACGGTGGACGGATCGCTGCTGGATCGCGGTCTCGTGTCGCCGCTCTTTCTCGGCGAAGACCAGCGCAATGTGGTGCTCGACGAACCGGGCGTGCTGTTGTGCGACATGAACATCTCGTCGATCCCGCAACTGCTGCCCATACTCGAAGCGGTCATGGGAACGGGCAAGCCGCTTTTCGTGATCGCCAACGAGATCGAAGGGGAAGCGCTCGCAACGCTCGTCGTCAACCATCTGCGCGGCACGTTCAAGTCCTGCGCGATCCGCTCGCCCGGCTTCGGCGAGAGCCGCACCGAGCAACTGGCGGATCTCGCCGCCCTGACGGGGGCCACCGTCATCTCGGCGCAGACAGGGCGCACGGTCGAAAACGCCACACTCCAGGATCTCGGCGCCGCGCGGCGCATCGAAATTACGCGCGACACAACGACGATCGTTGCCGGGACGGGCGACCATGCGCGCATCGCGGACCGCATCGCCGGACTGAAGAAGCGCATCGACGCAAGCGCAGCCGGATACGAGCGCGACAGCCTCAACCGGCGCCTCGCCAAACTGTCGGGCGGTGTCGCCGTGATCCGGGTCGGCGCCGCAACGGAAACGGCGCTGCGCGAACGGAAGAACCGTTTCGAAGATGCACTTCATTCGACGCGCGCGGCCGTCGAGGAAGGCTTCGTGCCGGGCGGCGGCGTCGCGTTGCTGCGCGCGCGCCGGATTCTCGAGCACTACGGCGAGACACAGGCGCAGAAAATCGGCGCGCGGATCGTGTACGACGCGCTCGCGTCGCCACTGCGCCAGATCGCGCAAAATGCCGGCGCGGATGCTCAGGCCGTCGTTCATGCCGTTGCCGCAGCGAGCGATGCCTACGGCTACGATGCCGCTCACGGCGATTATGGCAACATGATCGAGCGCGGTATCGTCGATCCCGTCAAGGTGGCGCGCACCGCCTTGCAGAACGCGATCTCGGTGGCATCGCTCCTGCTGACCACCGACTGCATGATCGTGCATCCGCAGAAGGATCGCGTCCATGGCGCGGGTCGCGGCGACTGGGGCCGGGAGTTTGCATGA